In Eubalaena glacialis isolate mEubGla1 chromosome 2, mEubGla1.1.hap2.+ XY, whole genome shotgun sequence, a single genomic region encodes these proteins:
- the HOMEZ gene encoding homeobox and leucine zipper protein Homez isoform X1: protein MVRGWEPPPGPDCAISEGHKSESTMPPNKEASGLNSSPAGLICLPPISEELQLVWTQAAQTSELDGNEHLLQTFSYFPYPSLADIALLCLRYGLQMEKVKTWFMAQRLRCGISWSSEEIEETRARVVYHRDQLHFKSLLSFTHHAGRPPEEVPPSPMPPPEQVGLGIVPLTLSEPTQMKGLKVEPSEPSEPLSHQKAKEPLMAPGSGAFPHQSQFWQDLQSSGLSKEQAGKGPDQSHGLGTASCNHSTAVHQPRARDKPPPISLLASSCKKESASNVTPPSSTSSSSFQVLANGATATSKPLQPLGCIPQPLSPNEQALRPQLEPAWPQGLRHNSAPGRVGPAEYLSPDMQRQRKTKRKTKEQLAILKSFFLQCQWARREDYHKLEQITGLPRPEIIQWFGDTRYALKHGQLKWFRDNAVPGAPSFQDPAIPTPPPSTRSLNEWAETPPLPIPPPPPDIRPLERYWATHQQLRESDIPQLSQASRLSNQQVLDWFDSRLPEPAEVVVCLDEEEEEEEEELPEDDEDEEEEEEDDDDDDDDVIIQD, encoded by the exons ATGGTGCGAGGCTGGGAGCCGCCGCCCGGGCCGGACTGCG CTATCTCTGAAGGGCACAAATCAGAAAGCACCATGCCTCCGAATAAAGAGGCCAGCGGTCTTAATAGCTCCCCTGCGGGGCTCATCTGTCTCCCTCCAATCTCTGAGGAGCTACAACTTGTGTGGACCCAAGCAGCCCAGACCAGTGAGCTGGATGGCAATGAACACTTGCTACAAACCTTCAGCTACTTTCCCTATCCCAGTTTAGCAGACATTGCCCTTCTCTGCCTACGCTATGGGCTGCAGATGGAGAAAGTCAAGACTTGGTTCATGGCCCAGCGCCTCCGCTGTGGCATTAGCTGGTCATCCGAAGAAATTGAAGAGACTCGAGCCCGAGTAGTCTACCATCGGGACCAACTCCATTTCAAATCCCTTCTCTCTTTTACTCATCATGCAGGGCGGCCCCCAGAGGAGGTGCCTCCTTCTCCAATGCCACCTCCAGAACAAGTTGGTCTTGGAATAGTTCCCCTGACTCTTAGCGAGCCCACCCAGATGAAAGGATTGAAGGTAGAGCCCTCAGAGCCCTCAGAGCCACTGAGTCACCAGAAAGCAAAGGAGCCCCTGATGGCACCTGGCAGTGGGGCATTCCCCCACCAATCACAGTTTTGGCAGGATCTTCAAAGCAGTGGCCTCTCTAAGGAGCAGGCAGGCAAGGGTCCCGACCAGTCACACGGCCTAGGTACTGCTTCCTGCAACCACTCCACAGCTGTCCACCAGCCCCGTGCTCGGGATAAGCCCCCACCCATCTCATTACTTGCCAGTAGTTGTAAGAAGGAGTCAGCATCTAATGTGACTCCTCCTTCCTctacctcttcttcctctttccaggTACTGGCTAATGGAGCTACTGCCACCTCTAAACCCCTCCAGCCACTGGGCTGTATCCCACAGCCACTGTCACCCAATGAACAGGCACTACGCCCACAGCTGGAGCCAGCCTGGCCCCAGGGGCTAAGGCATAACTCAGCACCCGGTAGGGTTGGCCCTGCAGAGTACCTTTCCCCAGATATGCAACGCCAGCGGAAGACCAAGCGCAAAACCAAAGAGCAGCTGGCTATCCTCAAATCGTTTTTTTTACAGTGCCAGTGGGCACGGCGTGAGGATTACCATAAATTAGAGCAGATCACTGGTTTACCTCGGCCTGAGATTATTCAGTGGTTTGGTGACACACGCTATGCCTTGAAGCATGGGCAACTAAAATGGTTTCGGGACAACGCAGTACCTGGTGCCCCTAGTTTccaggatccagcaattcccacACCACCACCTTCAACCCGCTCCTTGAATGAATGGGCTGAGACACCACCTCTGccgatccccccacccccaccggaTATACGACCCTTGGAGAGGTACTGGGCAACCCACCAACAGCTACGGGAAAGTGATATCCCTCAACTGAGTCAGGCATCAAGGCTTAGCAACCAGCAGGTACTGGATTGGTTTGACTCTCGATTACCTGAGCCAGCTGAAGTGGTGGTTTGTctagatgaagaggaggaggaggaggaggaagaactgCCAGAAGATGAtgaggatgaagaggaggaggaggaagacgacgacgacgatgatgatgatgtgatCATCCAGGACTGA
- the LOC133084288 gene encoding cytochrome c oxidase subunit 7A2, mitochondrial-like, with translation MLRSLLALRQIAQRTISTASRGQFENKVPEKQKLFQEDNGIPVHLKGGIADALLYRATMILTVGGTAYAIYQLAVASFPKKQG, from the coding sequence ATGCTGCGGAGTCTGCTGGCTCTTCGTCAGATTGCCCAGAGGACCATAAGTACTGCTTCACGCGGgcagtttgaaaataaagttccagagaaacaaaagctgTTTCAGGAGGATAATGGAATTCCAGTGCATCTAAAGGGTGGGATAGCTGATGCCCTCCTGTATAGAGCCACCATGATTCTTACAGTTGGTGGAACAGCATATGCCATATATCAGCTGGCTGTGGCTTCATTCCCCAAGAAGCAGGGTTGA
- the HOMEZ gene encoding homeobox and leucine zipper protein Homez isoform X2, translating to MVRGWEPPPGPDCAISEGHKSESTMPPNKEASGLNSSPAGLICLPPISEELQLVWTQAAQTSELDGNEHLLQTFSYFPYPSLADIALLCLRYGLQMEKVKTWFMAQRLRCGISWSSEEIEETRARVVYHRDQLHFKSLLSFTHHAGRPPEEVPPSPMPPPEQVGLGIVPLTLSEPTQMKGLKVLANGATATSKPLQPLGCIPQPLSPNEQALRPQLEPAWPQGLRHNSAPGRVGPAEYLSPDMQRQRKTKRKTKEQLAILKSFFLQCQWARREDYHKLEQITGLPRPEIIQWFGDTRYALKHGQLKWFRDNAVPGAPSFQDPAIPTPPPSTRSLNEWAETPPLPIPPPPPDIRPLERYWATHQQLRESDIPQLSQASRLSNQQVLDWFDSRLPEPAEVVVCLDEEEEEEEEELPEDDEDEEEEEEDDDDDDDDVIIQD from the exons ATGGTGCGAGGCTGGGAGCCGCCGCCCGGGCCGGACTGCG CTATCTCTGAAGGGCACAAATCAGAAAGCACCATGCCTCCGAATAAAGAGGCCAGCGGTCTTAATAGCTCCCCTGCGGGGCTCATCTGTCTCCCTCCAATCTCTGAGGAGCTACAACTTGTGTGGACCCAAGCAGCCCAGACCAGTGAGCTGGATGGCAATGAACACTTGCTACAAACCTTCAGCTACTTTCCCTATCCCAGTTTAGCAGACATTGCCCTTCTCTGCCTACGCTATGGGCTGCAGATGGAGAAAGTCAAGACTTGGTTCATGGCCCAGCGCCTCCGCTGTGGCATTAGCTGGTCATCCGAAGAAATTGAAGAGACTCGAGCCCGAGTAGTCTACCATCGGGACCAACTCCATTTCAAATCCCTTCTCTCTTTTACTCATCATGCAGGGCGGCCCCCAGAGGAGGTGCCTCCTTCTCCAATGCCACCTCCAGAACAAGTTGGTCTTGGAATAGTTCCCCTGACTCTTAGCGAGCCCACCCAGATGAAAGGATTGAAG gTACTGGCTAATGGAGCTACTGCCACCTCTAAACCCCTCCAGCCACTGGGCTGTATCCCACAGCCACTGTCACCCAATGAACAGGCACTACGCCCACAGCTGGAGCCAGCCTGGCCCCAGGGGCTAAGGCATAACTCAGCACCCGGTAGGGTTGGCCCTGCAGAGTACCTTTCCCCAGATATGCAACGCCAGCGGAAGACCAAGCGCAAAACCAAAGAGCAGCTGGCTATCCTCAAATCGTTTTTTTTACAGTGCCAGTGGGCACGGCGTGAGGATTACCATAAATTAGAGCAGATCACTGGTTTACCTCGGCCTGAGATTATTCAGTGGTTTGGTGACACACGCTATGCCTTGAAGCATGGGCAACTAAAATGGTTTCGGGACAACGCAGTACCTGGTGCCCCTAGTTTccaggatccagcaattcccacACCACCACCTTCAACCCGCTCCTTGAATGAATGGGCTGAGACACCACCTCTGccgatccccccacccccaccggaTATACGACCCTTGGAGAGGTACTGGGCAACCCACCAACAGCTACGGGAAAGTGATATCCCTCAACTGAGTCAGGCATCAAGGCTTAGCAACCAGCAGGTACTGGATTGGTTTGACTCTCGATTACCTGAGCCAGCTGAAGTGGTGGTTTGTctagatgaagaggaggaggaggaggaggaagaactgCCAGAAGATGAtgaggatgaagaggaggaggaggaagacgacgacgacgatgatgatgatgtgatCATCCAGGACTGA